From Lysinibacillus sp. SGAir0095, the proteins below share one genomic window:
- a CDS encoding Ger(x)C family spore germination protein has protein sequence MIKNVLYHLPFLIFLLPLLSGCWDQTNIDKRAYVVAIGLDKTEEEHQYKITYLISNPELSKQQAGTNEPGKEIITFNTNDLMTAKKMANTVIAKEISYNLVTVLVVSEDLAKDNFFLRLIYDSIKARDISRDTTLIVSKENASEFLSNNDPKLETRIHKYFELIMESGSESGFIPKSTLHSFYRITEADADLFLAPYGTTEMSDNANKDVLNDEFLAGEFQVEGQTNKTQFIGSALFKEGKMIAKLPAKETRIAILLNDTLDMGELLTSYPDPENEQYRIGVRVMKKEGNKVDMQLKGETPSIDVEIPIRVDILSNHSMENYSKDRKERQELKKYLEELMTKEINNFVKKTQEEYKGEPFGWSLAARKKFKTVPEYEKFDFMKTYPNMKVNVKVSIEFGNFGRQSEVPNIGEMRD, from the coding sequence ATGATAAAAAATGTACTGTATCATTTGCCATTTCTAATTTTCCTTTTGCCTTTGCTGAGTGGATGTTGGGACCAAACAAACATTGATAAAAGAGCGTATGTTGTGGCGATTGGTTTAGATAAAACGGAAGAAGAGCATCAATATAAAATTACTTATTTAATATCGAATCCTGAATTGTCAAAACAACAAGCTGGTACAAATGAGCCCGGAAAAGAAATTATTACATTCAATACAAATGATTTAATGACAGCTAAGAAAATGGCTAATACTGTAATAGCTAAGGAGATTTCATATAATTTAGTGACAGTTCTAGTTGTTTCGGAAGATTTAGCGAAGGATAATTTTTTCTTAAGACTCATATATGATTCCATAAAAGCTAGAGACATATCTCGAGATACGACTTTGATTGTATCTAAAGAGAATGCTAGTGAATTTTTGAGTAATAATGACCCTAAATTAGAAACTAGAATTCATAAATACTTTGAGCTAATTATGGAATCGGGAAGTGAGTCGGGTTTTATCCCTAAATCTACACTTCATTCATTTTATAGAATTACAGAAGCGGATGCAGATTTGTTTTTAGCACCTTATGGTACGACAGAAATGAGTGATAATGCCAATAAAGATGTATTAAATGATGAATTTTTAGCTGGTGAATTCCAAGTTGAAGGACAAACCAACAAAACCCAATTTATAGGGTCTGCTCTATTTAAGGAAGGTAAAATGATTGCAAAGTTACCAGCGAAAGAAACAAGAATCGCTATTCTTTTAAATGATACTTTAGATATGGGGGAATTATTGACCAGTTATCCTGATCCGGAAAATGAACAATACCGGATTGGTGTGAGAGTTATGAAAAAGGAAGGAAACAAGGTCGATATGCAGCTAAAAGGGGAAACTCCCTCCATTGATGTGGAAATTCCTATACGTGTTGATATATTGTCAAATCATAGTATGGAAAATTACTCCAAGGACAGAAAAGAAAGGCAGGAGTTAAAGAAGTATCTTGAGGAACTGATGACTAAGGAGATTAACAATTTTGTTAAAAAGACGCAGGAAGAGTATAAGGGAGAACCATTTGGATGGTCTTTAGCTGCCAGAAAAAAGTTTAAAACCGTCCCTGAATATGAGAAATTTGATTTTATGAAGACATATCCCAATATGAAAGTAAATGTAAAAGTAAGTATAGAGTTCGGCAACTTTGGAAGACAAAGCGAGGTTCCGAATATAGGAGAAATGAGGGATTAG
- a CDS encoding YfbR-like 5'-deoxynucleotidase, translating into MGIHRFFTSLNDLERIFRAPGRFKFEEHNVAAHSWKVSQYAMFFATLEEMNGATINWKSLYEKTINHDFAEVFIGDIKTPVKHASVELKQMLAHVEEKMMEKFIREEIPPDFQDVFSERMKEGKDETIEGRLLEFADKLDQFYESFAELKRGNTDKEFVIMYQQALEKLLKMPLHVSVRYFRNEILKDVMHEETQINIAALTNEVLNISE; encoded by the coding sequence ATAGGTATCCATAGATTTTTCACAAGTTTAAATGATTTAGAAAGAATATTCCGTGCCCCTGGACGTTTTAAATTTGAAGAGCATAATGTTGCCGCCCATTCCTGGAAGGTTTCTCAGTATGCTATGTTTTTTGCAACGCTTGAAGAGATGAATGGCGCAACAATCAATTGGAAATCACTTTATGAAAAAACAATCAATCATGACTTTGCCGAAGTATTCATTGGCGACATTAAAACACCCGTTAAGCATGCCAGTGTGGAGCTAAAACAAATGCTAGCCCATGTAGAAGAAAAAATGATGGAGAAATTTATTCGGGAAGAAATACCGCCCGATTTTCAAGATGTCTTCTCAGAGCGAATGAAGGAAGGAAAAGACGAAACAATAGAAGGGCGTCTTCTAGAATTTGCAGACAAGCTTGACCAGTTTTATGAATCCTTTGCAGAGCTAAAGCGCGGAAATACAGATAAGGAATTCGTAATCATGTATCAGCAAGCACTTGAAAAACTCCTTAAAATGCCTCTCCATGTGAGTGTTCGTTACTTTAGAAATGAAATACTAAAAGACGTAATGCATGAGGAAACGCAAATTAATATTGCCGCTCTTACAAATGAAGTGTTAAACATATCCGAATAG
- a CDS encoding spore germination protein, producing MNFFKKLMKSDSEQENQFPEQTSENEILIKKKHIDRSLANNLNTIKSLYSIPLNSDIKIRQFTYGEMQIKAMVVYISTITDAQKIDESIIQPLLTSQSSKGVDNIITAETISTVKVIEDTVKGINGGNTVLFVDGEECAYIISTSKFEGRSVEKAGNEVVIKGSKDAFNEMATSNISLLRKRIKNESLIVESTIVSKRSNNEVYLLYVKDLANEDIINDVRQRISSIDVDAIQNAAVLEQYIEERQKSILPTVLYTERPDRTASFLENGFIVLIMDNSPEALIVPATFWSFFHNAEDHYLRFIFGNFIRALRLLALFITLFISAIYISITNYHVEMVPADLLLAISATREIVPFPAIVEILLMEIAFELIREAGLRVPSPIGPTIGIVGALILGQAAVQANIVSPLVVIIVALGGLSSFAIGDISMNFSMRLLRFLFIFSAALFGFYGMTALFTIGIVYMVSMKSFGVPYLAPMTPTYISSKDTVFRRMLKNEIFRPGYLKPKDIEKKSGE from the coding sequence TTGAATTTTTTTAAGAAATTAATGAAATCAGATAGTGAGCAGGAAAATCAATTTCCTGAACAAACATCGGAAAATGAAATATTAATTAAGAAAAAACATATAGACAGAAGTTTAGCAAACAATTTAAATACAATTAAATCTCTCTATTCTATACCATTGAATTCTGATATTAAAATTCGCCAATTCACTTATGGAGAAATGCAGATAAAGGCGATGGTTGTCTATATAAGTACTATAACAGACGCTCAAAAAATTGATGAATCTATTATCCAGCCTTTGTTAACGAGTCAGTCTTCAAAAGGAGTGGATAATATTATTACCGCCGAGACAATATCAACCGTTAAAGTGATCGAAGATACGGTAAAAGGTATTAATGGTGGAAATACTGTATTGTTTGTAGATGGTGAAGAATGTGCCTATATCATTTCTACTAGCAAGTTTGAGGGGAGAAGTGTTGAAAAGGCAGGGAATGAGGTTGTTATTAAGGGGTCAAAGGATGCTTTTAATGAAATGGCAACCTCAAATATTTCGTTACTTCGAAAGAGAATCAAAAATGAAAGTTTAATTGTTGAATCAACCATTGTATCAAAACGTTCAAATAATGAAGTTTATCTGCTCTATGTTAAGGACTTAGCAAACGAAGATATTATAAACGACGTCCGACAAAGAATAAGTTCAATAGATGTAGATGCAATTCAAAATGCCGCCGTCTTAGAACAATATATTGAGGAAAGACAAAAATCTATATTACCCACAGTTTTATACACAGAAAGACCTGATCGTACAGCCTCGTTCTTAGAAAACGGATTTATCGTACTAATTATGGATAATTCACCTGAAGCATTAATCGTACCGGCAACATTCTGGTCATTTTTCCATAACGCTGAGGATCATTACCTTCGATTTATTTTTGGGAATTTTATAAGAGCCCTGCGTTTGCTTGCTTTATTTATAACACTATTTATTTCTGCAATTTATATATCGATAACTAATTATCATGTAGAGATGGTGCCAGCCGATTTATTGCTTGCAATTTCCGCGACTCGAGAAATTGTACCGTTTCCTGCTATTGTGGAGATTTTACTAATGGAAATTGCCTTTGAATTAATAAGAGAAGCAGGGCTACGTGTACCAAGCCCGATAGGACCTACAATTGGGATAGTAGGAGCATTAATTTTAGGACAAGCTGCCGTTCAAGCGAATATTGTTAGCCCTCTCGTTGTAATTATTGTGGCCCTAGGGGGATTAAGTTCCTTTGCAATTGGGGATATTAGTATGAACTTTTCGATGCGATTATTAAGATTCCTCTTCATATTCTCAGCTGCATTATTTGGTTTTTATGGGATGACAGCATTATTTACTATAGGCATTGTCTACATGGTATCAATGAAATCTTTTGGAGTGCCTTATCTAGCTCCCATGACGCCGACCTATATTTCATCCAAAGATACTGTTTTTAGAAGAATGCTTAAAAATGAGATCTTTAGACCAGGTTACTTGAAACCAAAAGATATAGAAAAAAAATCAGGAGAATAA
- a CDS encoding flavin reductase family protein, whose translation MISINPNTISEHAISKILKGTIIPRPIAFVTTISDEKIVNGAPFSYFNIVAAYPPMISLSIQREGGNIKDTTRNIKFNGEFVVHIVDQDNVAKVNETAAPLPYNESELELADMTQVPSEEISVPGIMEAKVRMECKLVKTVPLEKNNHIVCDLLIGEVVHFHLDEGIYETNGRITAEKLNPVSRLAGAEYAKLGEFFSIERPK comes from the coding sequence ATGATTTCTATAAATCCGAATACAATTAGTGAGCATGCAATCTCCAAAATATTGAAAGGTACAATCATTCCACGACCTATTGCATTTGTAACGACAATCTCTGATGAAAAGATTGTTAACGGTGCCCCGTTTAGCTACTTTAATATTGTAGCTGCATATCCTCCAATGATTTCATTATCGATTCAACGAGAGGGTGGGAACATAAAGGATACTACTAGAAATATAAAGTTTAATGGGGAATTTGTTGTTCATATCGTGGATCAAGATAACGTAGCCAAGGTAAACGAAACTGCTGCCCCCCTCCCTTATAATGAAAGTGAACTGGAACTGGCCGATATGACTCAAGTTCCAAGTGAAGAAATAAGTGTTCCAGGTATAATGGAAGCAAAAGTGAGAATGGAATGTAAACTAGTCAAAACTGTTCCTTTGGAGAAAAACAATCATATTGTTTGTGATCTACTTATTGGTGAAGTGGTTCATTTCCACTTAGATGAGGGTATTTATGAAACAAATGGTCGAATTACAGCTGAAAAACTAAATCCAGTTAGTCGTTTAGCAGGTGCTGAATATGCAAAATTAGGAGAGTTTTTTTCTATTGAAAGACCGAAGTGA
- a CDS encoding endospore germination permease, which produces MYKSEGKIGTKELFSIIILVIGTKLTDNTPLLFFDDLSNGAWMAIIFIFLFSLFPIYFLTRVMTFYPKKNLIEVTNHLFGKYIGQFVLFGLWLLLTNSIISTSAVYTDIIGTMYFTKTPTMIIYFLLMGVAVYIGKKGLENIGSASWMTIISIKISLLVVLILAYYKGETAFLFPLFGEGQVKIIKESALNSSIYAEFLFMALIATNVKNISSFKKGIWLGLVIVTVEVTLAFIAYVLLFDYNGVNLLNYPFHETIRLIELGFITNVESLFFPFWLIATFLRFSFLLYISALLFGGIFKIKQFEYIIPTLGTIIVFLGLIPETPVFNFTSNREVFLNISTPIFMVMPFLLWVSAKIKGDYKK; this is translated from the coding sequence ATGTACAAATCAGAAGGAAAAATAGGGACCAAGGAGTTATTTTCCATTATCATTCTTGTGATAGGGACCAAATTAACAGATAATACGCCATTGCTCTTTTTTGATGATTTGAGTAATGGCGCTTGGATGGCAATTATATTCATCTTTCTTTTTTCACTTTTTCCTATCTATTTTTTAACAAGGGTTATGACATTCTATCCGAAAAAAAATTTAATTGAAGTAACAAATCATTTGTTTGGGAAGTATATCGGTCAGTTTGTTTTATTTGGTTTATGGCTTTTGTTGACTAATTCCATTATTTCAACATCAGCGGTTTACACGGATATTATTGGAACCATGTATTTTACGAAAACACCTACAATGATTATTTATTTCTTATTGATGGGAGTAGCTGTATATATAGGAAAAAAAGGATTAGAGAATATCGGGTCAGCATCATGGATGACGATCATCAGTATTAAAATCTCCCTACTTGTTGTGTTAATTCTTGCCTATTATAAGGGAGAGACTGCCTTTCTCTTTCCTCTGTTTGGAGAAGGGCAAGTAAAGATCATAAAGGAGAGCGCGTTAAATTCTTCAATTTATGCTGAATTTTTGTTCATGGCTTTAATTGCGACCAATGTTAAAAATATATCAAGTTTTAAAAAGGGAATATGGTTAGGGTTAGTGATTGTTACAGTTGAAGTTACATTAGCTTTTATAGCTTATGTATTGCTATTTGATTACAATGGTGTGAATTTGTTGAATTACCCGTTTCATGAAACAATTCGCTTGATTGAACTAGGCTTCATTACGAATGTGGAATCCTTGTTTTTCCCTTTTTGGCTAATTGCTACGTTTCTTCGATTTTCTTTTTTGCTCTATATAAGCGCTTTATTATTCGGAGGGATTTTTAAAATCAAGCAATTTGAGTATATCATCCCGACCTTAGGTACTATAATTGTATTTTTAGGATTAATTCCAGAGACACCTGTTTTTAACTTTACCTCTAATCGAGAAGTATTTTTAAATATTTCCACCCCCATTTTCATGGTAATGCCTTTTCTGTTATGGGTATCCGCAAAAATAAAAGGGGATTATAAAAAATGA
- a CDS encoding alpha/beta hydrolase: MMKHIFKKGTNPSKPVLLLLHGTGGDENGLLALADIVDPEASVLSVRGNILENGMPRFFRRLAEGIFDEEDLIFRTKELNQFLDDASKEYRFDRQNIVAIGYSNGANIAASLLFHYKDALKGAVLHHPMVPRRGIELPDLKDAKVFISAGTNDPICPQQESLELKQILDSAGASVEVHWEDRGHQLTMTEVQAAKRWYEQNL; encoded by the coding sequence ATTATGAAACATATATTTAAAAAAGGTACTAATCCATCTAAACCGGTGCTACTTTTATTGCATGGTACAGGCGGAGATGAAAATGGTTTACTGGCTTTAGCGGATATAGTAGATCCAGAAGCTTCCGTACTAAGTGTTAGAGGGAATATTTTAGAGAACGGAATGCCCCGTTTTTTCAGACGTTTAGCAGAAGGTATATTTGATGAAGAGGATTTAATCTTTCGTACAAAGGAATTGAATCAATTTTTAGATGATGCATCAAAGGAATATAGATTCGATCGTCAAAACATCGTAGCTATAGGATATTCGAATGGAGCAAACATCGCAGCGAGTCTTTTATTCCATTATAAAGATGCTTTAAAGGGAGCGGTTTTACATCATCCAATGGTTCCGAGACGCGGAATTGAATTGCCAGATTTAAAAGATGCTAAGGTATTTATTTCTGCTGGTACAAACGACCCGATTTGTCCGCAGCAAGAATCGTTGGAACTCAAACAAATTTTAGATTCGGCAGGTGCGTCGGTAGAAGTACATTGGGAAGACCGTGGGCATCAACTAACAATGACTGAAGTTCAAGCAGCTAAACGGTGGTACGAACAAAATTTATAA